From a region of the Acanthochromis polyacanthus isolate Apoly-LR-REF ecotype Palm Island chromosome 3, KAUST_Apoly_ChrSc, whole genome shotgun sequence genome:
- the LOC110960477 gene encoding kynurenine formamidase isoform X1 has product MDMRNVFRRESGQRSRESERGETSTGKELERQYSPSRWSHRMSADDVIKAHVKALKEGTERARDLAQTLLNVPYGEGDGEKLDVYIPKTNTLDVHLVVYLHGGYWQFLSKEESGFMAVPLIDKGVVVVAVGYDIAPKGNMDLMVSQVRRSVVSVVQQYSHISGLYLCGHSAGAHLAAMVLSTDWSQYSITPQIKGAFLVSGIYDLQPILSTYVNEPLKMTEEVAVRNSPSKLVPQLKLSSSSCQIVVAVAEHDSPEFRKQSEEYYKALEQSGLSVTMEDVANTDHFNIIEQLVDGEYHLTKLLLKMMGKN; this is encoded by the exons GAGCTTGAGCGGCAGTATTCCCCCAGCAGGTGGTCCCACAGGATGTCTGCAGACGACGTGATCAAAGCCCATGTGAAGGCGCTGAAGGAAG GTACTGAACGAGCCCGAGATCTGGCTCAGACTTTACTCAATGTGCCATATGGGGAAGGAGATGGTGAAAAACTGGACGTCTACATACCCAAAACCAACACTTTGG ACGTCCATCTAGTTGTTTACCTCCATGGAGGCTACTGGCAGTTCCTCAG CAAGGAGGAGTCTGGGTTCATGGCCGTTCCTCTTATTGATAAAGGCGTAGTGGTGGTTGCCGTTGGTTACGACATCGCGCCCAAAG GTAACATGGACCTGATGGTGTCACAAGTGCGCAGGAGTGTTGTGTCTGTGGTGCAGCAGTATTCTCACATCAG TGGTCTGTACCTGTGTGGACACTCTGCTGGGGCTCACCTGGCTGCCATGGTTCTCTCCACTGATTGGTCGCAGTATAGCATCACACCTCAGATCAAAG GTGCTTTCCTTGTGAGTGGCATATATGACCTCCAGCCCATCCTGTCCACCTACGTCAATGAACCCCTGAAGATGACAGA GGAGGTGGCGGTGAGGAACAGCCCCAGCAAACTGGTCCCTCAGCTCAaactctcctcctccagctgccaGATCGTTGTGGCTGTCGCTGAGCACGATTCGCCGGAGTTTCGCAAGCAGTCTGAAGAATACTATAAA gCTTTGGAACAGTCAGGACTGAGTGTGACCATGGAGGATGTGGCGAATACAGACCACTTCAATATCATTGAGCAGTTGGTAGATGGCGAATATCACCTAACAAAG CTTCTCCTGAAGATGATGGGGAAGAACTGA
- the LOC110960477 gene encoding kynurenine formamidase isoform X5 — MEELERQYSPSRWSHRMSADDVIKAHVKALKEGTERARDLAQTLLNVPYGEGDGEKLDVYIPKTNTLDVHLVVYLHGGYWQFLSKEESGFMAVPLIDKGVVVVAVGYDIAPKGNMDLMVSQVRRSVVSVVQQYSHISGLYLCGHSAGAHLAAMVLSTDWSQYSITPQIKGAFLVSGIYDLQPILSTYVNEPLKMTEEVAVRNSPSKLVPQLKLSSSSCQIVVAVAEHDSPEFRKQSEEYYKALEQSGLSVTMEDVANTDHFNIIEQLVDGEYHLTKLLLKMMGKN; from the exons ATGGAG GAGCTTGAGCGGCAGTATTCCCCCAGCAGGTGGTCCCACAGGATGTCTGCAGACGACGTGATCAAAGCCCATGTGAAGGCGCTGAAGGAAG GTACTGAACGAGCCCGAGATCTGGCTCAGACTTTACTCAATGTGCCATATGGGGAAGGAGATGGTGAAAAACTGGACGTCTACATACCCAAAACCAACACTTTGG ACGTCCATCTAGTTGTTTACCTCCATGGAGGCTACTGGCAGTTCCTCAG CAAGGAGGAGTCTGGGTTCATGGCCGTTCCTCTTATTGATAAAGGCGTAGTGGTGGTTGCCGTTGGTTACGACATCGCGCCCAAAG GTAACATGGACCTGATGGTGTCACAAGTGCGCAGGAGTGTTGTGTCTGTGGTGCAGCAGTATTCTCACATCAG TGGTCTGTACCTGTGTGGACACTCTGCTGGGGCTCACCTGGCTGCCATGGTTCTCTCCACTGATTGGTCGCAGTATAGCATCACACCTCAGATCAAAG GTGCTTTCCTTGTGAGTGGCATATATGACCTCCAGCCCATCCTGTCCACCTACGTCAATGAACCCCTGAAGATGACAGA GGAGGTGGCGGTGAGGAACAGCCCCAGCAAACTGGTCCCTCAGCTCAaactctcctcctccagctgccaGATCGTTGTGGCTGTCGCTGAGCACGATTCGCCGGAGTTTCGCAAGCAGTCTGAAGAATACTATAAA gCTTTGGAACAGTCAGGACTGAGTGTGACCATGGAGGATGTGGCGAATACAGACCACTTCAATATCATTGAGCAGTTGGTAGATGGCGAATATCACCTAACAAAG CTTCTCCTGAAGATGATGGGGAAGAACTGA
- the LOC110960477 gene encoding kynurenine formamidase isoform X4, which produces MEELERQYSPSRWSHRMSADDVIKAHVKALKEGTERARDLAQTLLNVPYGEGDGEKLDVYIPKTNTLDVHLVVYLHGGYWQFLSKEESGFMAVPLIDKGVVVVAVGYDIAPKGNMDLMVSQVRRSVVSVVQQYSHISGLYLCGHSAGAHLAAMVLSTDWSQYSITPQIKGAFLVSGIYDLQPILSTYVNEPLKMTEEVAVRNSPSKLVPQLKLSSSSCQIVVAVAEHDSPEFRKQSEEYYKALEQSGLSVTMEDVANTDHFNIIEQLVDGEYHLTKLLLKMMGKN; this is translated from the exons GAGCTTGAGCGGCAGTATTCCCCCAGCAGGTGGTCCCACAGGATGTCTGCAGACGACGTGATCAAAGCCCATGTGAAGGCGCTGAAGGAAG GTACTGAACGAGCCCGAGATCTGGCTCAGACTTTACTCAATGTGCCATATGGGGAAGGAGATGGTGAAAAACTGGACGTCTACATACCCAAAACCAACACTTTGG ACGTCCATCTAGTTGTTTACCTCCATGGAGGCTACTGGCAGTTCCTCAG CAAGGAGGAGTCTGGGTTCATGGCCGTTCCTCTTATTGATAAAGGCGTAGTGGTGGTTGCCGTTGGTTACGACATCGCGCCCAAAG GTAACATGGACCTGATGGTGTCACAAGTGCGCAGGAGTGTTGTGTCTGTGGTGCAGCAGTATTCTCACATCAG TGGTCTGTACCTGTGTGGACACTCTGCTGGGGCTCACCTGGCTGCCATGGTTCTCTCCACTGATTGGTCGCAGTATAGCATCACACCTCAGATCAAAG GTGCTTTCCTTGTGAGTGGCATATATGACCTCCAGCCCATCCTGTCCACCTACGTCAATGAACCCCTGAAGATGACAGA GGAGGTGGCGGTGAGGAACAGCCCCAGCAAACTGGTCCCTCAGCTCAaactctcctcctccagctgccaGATCGTTGTGGCTGTCGCTGAGCACGATTCGCCGGAGTTTCGCAAGCAGTCTGAAGAATACTATAAA gCTTTGGAACAGTCAGGACTGAGTGTGACCATGGAGGATGTGGCGAATACAGACCACTTCAATATCATTGAGCAGTTGGTAGATGGCGAATATCACCTAACAAAG CTTCTCCTGAAGATGATGGGGAAGAACTGA
- the LOC110960477 gene encoding kynurenine formamidase isoform X3, with protein MDMRNVFRRELERQYSPSRWSHRMSADDVIKAHVKALKEGTERARDLAQTLLNVPYGEGDGEKLDVYIPKTNTLDVHLVVYLHGGYWQFLSKEESGFMAVPLIDKGVVVVAVGYDIAPKGNMDLMVSQVRRSVVSVVQQYSHISGLYLCGHSAGAHLAAMVLSTDWSQYSITPQIKGAFLVSGIYDLQPILSTYVNEPLKMTEEVAVRNSPSKLVPQLKLSSSSCQIVVAVAEHDSPEFRKQSEEYYKALEQSGLSVTMEDVANTDHFNIIEQLVDGEYHLTKLLLKMMGKN; from the exons GAGCTTGAGCGGCAGTATTCCCCCAGCAGGTGGTCCCACAGGATGTCTGCAGACGACGTGATCAAAGCCCATGTGAAGGCGCTGAAGGAAG GTACTGAACGAGCCCGAGATCTGGCTCAGACTTTACTCAATGTGCCATATGGGGAAGGAGATGGTGAAAAACTGGACGTCTACATACCCAAAACCAACACTTTGG ACGTCCATCTAGTTGTTTACCTCCATGGAGGCTACTGGCAGTTCCTCAG CAAGGAGGAGTCTGGGTTCATGGCCGTTCCTCTTATTGATAAAGGCGTAGTGGTGGTTGCCGTTGGTTACGACATCGCGCCCAAAG GTAACATGGACCTGATGGTGTCACAAGTGCGCAGGAGTGTTGTGTCTGTGGTGCAGCAGTATTCTCACATCAG TGGTCTGTACCTGTGTGGACACTCTGCTGGGGCTCACCTGGCTGCCATGGTTCTCTCCACTGATTGGTCGCAGTATAGCATCACACCTCAGATCAAAG GTGCTTTCCTTGTGAGTGGCATATATGACCTCCAGCCCATCCTGTCCACCTACGTCAATGAACCCCTGAAGATGACAGA GGAGGTGGCGGTGAGGAACAGCCCCAGCAAACTGGTCCCTCAGCTCAaactctcctcctccagctgccaGATCGTTGTGGCTGTCGCTGAGCACGATTCGCCGGAGTTTCGCAAGCAGTCTGAAGAATACTATAAA gCTTTGGAACAGTCAGGACTGAGTGTGACCATGGAGGATGTGGCGAATACAGACCACTTCAATATCATTGAGCAGTTGGTAGATGGCGAATATCACCTAACAAAG CTTCTCCTGAAGATGATGGGGAAGAACTGA
- the LOC110960477 gene encoding kynurenine formamidase isoform X2, giving the protein MTHWTKMDKDELERQYSPSRWSHRMSADDVIKAHVKALKEGTERARDLAQTLLNVPYGEGDGEKLDVYIPKTNTLDVHLVVYLHGGYWQFLSKEESGFMAVPLIDKGVVVVAVGYDIAPKGNMDLMVSQVRRSVVSVVQQYSHISGLYLCGHSAGAHLAAMVLSTDWSQYSITPQIKGAFLVSGIYDLQPILSTYVNEPLKMTEEVAVRNSPSKLVPQLKLSSSSCQIVVAVAEHDSPEFRKQSEEYYKALEQSGLSVTMEDVANTDHFNIIEQLVDGEYHLTKLLLKMMGKN; this is encoded by the exons ATGACGCACTGGActaaaatggacaaagac GAGCTTGAGCGGCAGTATTCCCCCAGCAGGTGGTCCCACAGGATGTCTGCAGACGACGTGATCAAAGCCCATGTGAAGGCGCTGAAGGAAG GTACTGAACGAGCCCGAGATCTGGCTCAGACTTTACTCAATGTGCCATATGGGGAAGGAGATGGTGAAAAACTGGACGTCTACATACCCAAAACCAACACTTTGG ACGTCCATCTAGTTGTTTACCTCCATGGAGGCTACTGGCAGTTCCTCAG CAAGGAGGAGTCTGGGTTCATGGCCGTTCCTCTTATTGATAAAGGCGTAGTGGTGGTTGCCGTTGGTTACGACATCGCGCCCAAAG GTAACATGGACCTGATGGTGTCACAAGTGCGCAGGAGTGTTGTGTCTGTGGTGCAGCAGTATTCTCACATCAG TGGTCTGTACCTGTGTGGACACTCTGCTGGGGCTCACCTGGCTGCCATGGTTCTCTCCACTGATTGGTCGCAGTATAGCATCACACCTCAGATCAAAG GTGCTTTCCTTGTGAGTGGCATATATGACCTCCAGCCCATCCTGTCCACCTACGTCAATGAACCCCTGAAGATGACAGA GGAGGTGGCGGTGAGGAACAGCCCCAGCAAACTGGTCCCTCAGCTCAaactctcctcctccagctgccaGATCGTTGTGGCTGTCGCTGAGCACGATTCGCCGGAGTTTCGCAAGCAGTCTGAAGAATACTATAAA gCTTTGGAACAGTCAGGACTGAGTGTGACCATGGAGGATGTGGCGAATACAGACCACTTCAATATCATTGAGCAGTTGGTAGATGGCGAATATCACCTAACAAAG CTTCTCCTGAAGATGATGGGGAAGAACTGA